agaattctgtcATCAttcactttagttgttttctgtggtctcccaggccttttggtgttgctgagctcgccagtgcattccttctttttaagaatgtaccaaattgttgatttggccctcctaaagtttctgctatctctctgataggtctgttttgtttttcaacctaatgatggcctccttcacttgcatcaacacctctttggacggcatattgagagttcccatgaacagctaccaaatgcaaattcaacacttggaatcagctccagaccttttatctccttaatttatcatgatataaggaggaaacaggccacagctggccatgaaactgcttatcagtcaattgtcccattacttttgagcctgtgaaaatggagaaactctgtaaaaaatggctgtaattcctaaacagttaatgcaatatttttcttGAAGccgttgaattaaagctgaaagtctacgcttcagtcacatcttgactgcttcatttcaaatccactgtggtggtgtacagaggcaaaattaccaaaactgtgtcactatCCCAATAtatatggacctgactgtatatatatatatatatatatatatatatatatatatatggcaccaagacgttagcagcagatcctttaagtcctgtaagttgcgaggtgaggCCTCAGTGTATCGAACttcttgtttgtccagcacatcccacagatgctcaatcggattgagatctggggaatttggaggccaagtcaacacccttcaaccctttgtcatgttcctcaaaccattcctgaacaatttttgtagtgtggcagggagcattatcctgctgaaagaggccactgccattagggaataccgttgccataaAGGGGTgcacttggtctgcaacaatgtttaggtaggtggtgtgtgtcaaaatagcatccacatgaatagCAGgacagcagaacattgcccagagcatcacactgcctctgccggctttccttcttcccatagtgcatcccggtgccatctcttccccaggtatgTGATGTacacgcacccggccatccacatgttgtaaaagaaaatgtgattcatcagaccaggccaccttccattgctccatggtccagttgtAGCAAAAGTGAGACAAACCACACCTTTTATTATCCTCTATCAGCACACTTTTTACTTTGATCTGCTTGACCTGGCATGCTTCTGCACAAACTGAGAAAACATTGCCTTTCTCATGTTGTTGACTTAGGGGAGAGCTATAGGCAACAGGAAGTAAAGCAATATCTTCGTAATGATCTTTTGCATTATCATTGTCATTATGCAAAAAGACTGCTtaacgctatatggccaaaagtatgtggacacctgactgtaACTCCCAGGTGTGGGTCTTCCTGAAACTGTTGCcgcaaagctggaagcacacataAAAATAGGgcctttgtattctgtagcattacaatttcccttcactggaactaagaggtccagacctgttccagcatgacaatgcccctgtgcacaaaacgagctccatgaagacatggtgtgtgaaggttggagtgcaagaactcgagtgtcctgcacagagccctgacctcaaccccactgaacaccgactgcaccccaagCCTCCTcgtcccaacatcagtgcctgacctcactaatgctcttgtggctgaatgaacacaaatccccacagccacgctccaaaatctagtggaaagccttccagaagagtggagcttattataacagcaaagtagGACCAACTCAATATTAATGTCCATGGCATAGTGcagctacagtatatttaagcaatatcacacaaacATGAGTGCTGCTGTTCTCCATCTCATTACGGCTGTGATTTGGCTATAGGTACATTATATTTACTAGTCTATGACTGAATGTGCATTACCTGCTTTACCTCCAGCATCATTTCCAGTCTTCCATTTCTTGTACAGAAGTGatttatgaattttctgttgCACTTGAGTGGTATGTAATGACATTCATTCCACAGTCATCCCTTTATGGAAAGTGAAATACACTACAATTATTatactggttttatttttcgagaattagtgattttttttctgaaaattcaCTTTAATTCACTGTAGTTAGTTTTAGTGTCCCTATTCTTGTTTGATGGCTGTGCTCAGGAATGGGAAGTCTGTTTCTTTCCTGTGTTCCACAGTTTAATACAGCCCAGACAtttttttatggcatttggcagatgcccttattcagagcgacttacattcatctcattttattcatttgagcagatgagggttaagggccttgctcaaattcccagcagtggcagcttggcagtgctgggatttgaactcacgaccgTCCGGTCAGAACTCCAACTAACAATTGCAAAAAGAATAATAAGCAATGACTCAGAGTAAAAACATAGTTTCtgattcgtttttttttttatataaaaaaaaatagcaacattttgcaattaatgatgaaataatatGCTTCTGACTGAGTCACACCAAAATTTAAACTCTAAAACTCTTAAAAACCCACAGTAAGCATAAGTAAGCCTTACCAATTTAAAATCTTTGCAAATGATTTTTTCCGTCTTAAAACAGCAGTGTATTAGgacattttaaatcatgttttagTCGTGATTTTGACTTCGACTGATTCTTCTCTGCTAGGCAGATGATGATCGATGATTGTCCCAGTGTCCACAACCCTGTGGGCATATTTCCTACATCCACAGAATAACCATATTACCACAGGTTACCACATATTAAAGCTACCAGTTTCGCCTACCTAGTAGCTACCAATCAGCAGTGGCTACAGATATCAGCATCATTAGCACTGTCAGTCAAAATTGTTCTTTCTAGGAAGCAATGGGACTCCTGGCCTGTTCGTGCTCAGCTCTGTGGAGCCTGTGATTAAGCCATGCAGGGTGAATTTAGGCGCGACCGGCGGGCCGTTACACTCCACAGGCTGAAGAAGCTGCTTGAGTACCGTGCTCCTCTTTTTCAAGCGGCTCCTCTTTTTTGAGCGGTTCTTTGGAGCAGGCAGAGAATCACAGAGGCGGCTGCAGGAGGCGATACCGCAGAACGAAGGCTCGTCTGATTGGGAGGAGTCTTCAGAGCTTCCCTCTGATGAAGATTCTCTAAAGGAGAAAGGAGGAGGGCCTGGGCTACAAGGAGGCAGCTTTAAGTCCAGATTGTGAGGACGGTGGTGGTTACACTGCAATCCTCCATTGGGGACTGATAGGGTGGAGAGTAGTGTGGGAGTTATCGTCTGTGGCTTTCTGCCGGATTTCATTTTACAACGCTTTTTctggaaggagagagacagagcattTGTTCATCTGAAAATTTTTTTCATCCATCAATGTGGTACAAAGAACTTGCAACAGGACATAAATAATTAGCCTGATGTATAAGGTTTATGCAGTTGATTGTATTTGAGTCCTAATTAATTAGGAATGGGAAAAAAAGCCTTAATACCTTTTTACTCCCAGTTGAATTCCTCCGAGTTTCTACATTATATGCTTCACTTGGAcctgaaaaaacatgaaatgttaCTGACATGAACATGTAAAGAAGGAATGACCAATTGCATGATCAAGTCGAGGAAATAAATGACAAGATTTCTAGCAATGTGGCCTAGTGTCAGGACAAAATCTGATTCATAACAATCTTTTCTTACTTCTACTCCTCTCAACACATCTAACAGACATAAAATTGCATCTATACTCTGTTCCTGAAATGGTTCTTGCTAATAAGggtttgtcaaaaaaaaaaatactctattAGTGAAGTCAGTATTCAGAAATGTTCTTTTTCACAGAAGAGGAAAAATCATAAATACACTGGGCAGTGTGCCGCCCAGTCCCATCTTTTGATTACCCAGAAACttaattaaagtaatttaatGATGTATGCCAATTTAGTCAGCTATCAAAACCTTCTTGGCATTGGTAATGCTATCATGCTTGAAAATGTATCGCAGTTCTACCTTCAGTAGTTGCGATTTGCAATGATGATTGTGAAAATGGATAGGATGCTCTTCGCTTTGGGTTCACATCCTCATAACCAGGGGAATCTCTGAAAATCAACAGGATGTCTGGATTAGACAAAAATCAAAGCCAGCTCcagtaaaacacatttaaacattttagtaAATCTGTGCGAGTACCGAGGCTCACCTGTCTGGGCAGCAGTAGCTGTAGGAGTCTGGTATGGATGTGCCAGGTTCTGTCGAGAGATTCTCAGCTGACATGCGACAGTAATTAACACAGATGACGATGCAGATGAGCAAGCCGAGGACCACAGACAGCAGCAGGTAGCTGTGCCTGTCAGAGACCTGCACAACACAGCAGCATTCACACAGCAATAGTTTACTGaccaacataaaatgtaacctATACTGTTCAAACACATTGACATATACAGTAGTTTTGGTAAGGGCAGTGGGTCGATACCTCTCTCTGTAGCTGGCTCACTTGCACTGACAGGTTAAGAACGAGCTGAGTCACATTCTCCAGCTGCCTCTGCAGTACCTGTATAGACTCGGTCTGTTTCTGATCCTACAGGGGGACAAGAAAAGATCAGATTAATAACATGCTGTCCTGGCTTCCCAGTCAAGCCCACTGAACCTTTAACATGGCTGATGATCAGTCAGTGTCTGATGAAAACCAGGTTGCAGATTCGGGTTGTAGCATTGAACCTTTTTAAGACCCGGTCCACTATTTTGCtggaaaaatatcacaaattattatatataagatGAAACATGTTATTGCTTTTGCCTGTCAGTAATTATGTAGGTGCTCTATGGCAGttttgttagcattagcattagtaATGTAGCTTCTGTTTAGCATGTTGTAACTCATAAATTGTTGTTTCTTCCTAGGACAACTGATTCAGAGTGCAAAATTCAGTCCAGCTCAGGCTCAACAGTAATCTTAAAATGCATCACGTCTTGGTTCCAGACCATCCGCATTTTGGTGTTGAAACAACtgactgctgtggtataaataataaggaataaaatactttgtgaCATGCggtcaaaggaaaataatcaactttgtatGGTAACTCCATACATCataccaccccatcattgataaTGCTCCTGTAACAACCTGCCCcctaatgttttattccttatatccTATTTCGTAACCTACCTCCATTAGATACATTATAGAGCAAAAGAGCAGCAAGATAAAGTTATTAATTTTGCTGACCTGTTCTTCAGCCATCCTTGAAGTGTTCTGGAGTTTAATGATAGTTTTGTTGAAAGCCTTCTGCATCTCCTCCATCTGTTTTCGATATCTGAGAAAAGGacaaaccaaccaaaaaaaaaaaacgagtgtgGTTAAAATCAAACGGAAGGAGACCAGCCGTTGTCCTCCATATCTGGAATTTCCTTGCTCAAATACATCTCTTTCAGCTCATGAGCAGGCCCAAGCTCTAGTTGTGACCTGGGTAGaaaatatctaataataaatgatgataaTATAGTTTGTTATTGATATCACTGTAAGAATGGCCAGTAAGACCAGTAATCACCTCTGACTGAGCTGTTCCAGGTAACGGCCGCTCAGTGACATGTTCACCTCCAGGGCTTTGATCCGGTTGTTTAGCCTCATGAAGACTGACTCCTTCTGGTTGGAGCCATGGATCGGTGCCTCAGTGGAGCTAGGGATTTCAGCATAGAAGTCAGAGGAAGATGGCTGCCCTGACTGGCCATTACTATATGTTCCTGATTGAAtgttgccactgttgcctccaAAGACAGCTTCTTCTACCAGCTCCTCACTTTTAGGTTCTGTGACAACTGAAGCCACCTCTAAATGTTCTGTTACAGGAGCAGCTGTCGTTGTTACATCAGGAGTTGCACTCTTGCTTATGGTTGGTTGGACAAAAGACTGATCTGTGGACGTTGACAGAGGGGTAAATGTTGCCTGATCCATGGTGCTGGTCATCATACTAGGTGTCAAGGTGTTCTTTTCAGTGGTAGATTTCTCTACTGCAGATAGAGACATCTGGACATGATCCATCTCATCACTTTCGGTGGTTAAAACTGGTATGGATGTCAGTTCCAGGTTACAGGTGAGAATGGGAGTATTTTTGCTCTCCACTGGTTTATCTCTGCTCTTCTCTTTAAGCTTCAAATCAGAACTCTCAACAGCCGAAGGGTCCAGAAAATCCACAACATGAGTGGCTCTAGAGGCAACGTTGTCAGGGTATGTAAGTGTTACCAGGGCTGAAGTAAGACTTGGTGCAAGATCCAGAGAAGCAGCTTCAGGCCCATGTTCACTTTCAGGAAAAGATGGAACAACCACAACAGAAGCTTCCATTGAAGAGGTTGTTTCGACAGTCCAGGTGTGGAGCATTTGCATCAGGGATGATGAGATTGCGACTGGGACTGAGGTTTCTCTTTTGTGTAGAGTGCTGGGTTGAGAATGTGATTCTTgagatttcttttttgtcttcttccTCTGACGAGCTGGAAAGGGAACGCAGCTCTGCAGGAGGTACTCTCTAAGTGAAAGAGCACAAGAACAAGAGTCAGGAGTGTGCTCCCAACATTCCTTCACTCCTGAGTACTGCTGATCCTCTGGAGCCTTCGCTGTCTCCTTCTCTGCCTCCTCTGGTATAGAGCGGGAGGACTTGCCTGGTTCAACCGACTCATCCTCAGGTAGCAACGTAACAATCTGATCTTCTGTGTTTGGTGTGGTCCCTACAGGATCTGGAGCTAACAGTGTTGCAGTCTCTGAGAGTGAGGCGGTGGGTAAAGGAGCTGTCGGATCTGCATCTCTATGCTGTGTCACTGACGGGGTCTCGGTGACCTTTTTCAATTCATCCTGGTCTGCTTCCAAACTCTCCATTCTGAATtatacaagaaaacaaaaataaaggaatAGTTTACTCCAAACATAAGTCTCAACAACAAATGAAACCTGGCAAAAACTGAAGAGCATGAGACCATCTCTTGCATACTGTTAACTGTACCTGGTCTTTTGTTCTCATTAGCAAATAGCTACATTCAGTCATGTACTAAACAATCCAGTAAGCAATGCAACTTTGGGTAGTTCTATTGGTTATAAAATCTGGTTATTTTGTGTCCAATATTTTCACTAGTAACTCGAATTTTCTGTgaattatgaaatgttttgaacaaTTCTTTTCAAGTACTTACGTAATCTTGGATGAGGTTGGGGAGACTGTCTGAACTGGAGTTCCTGATGTGTCCGTCAAATTTAAATGCAGGGAGGAATAATTGCCTGTTGAAGACAGTGTAAAAATTAAGCCGACTAATTACCAATTCCTTCTCAGATTGTTTGTTCAATGTGCAACCTGtacatttaaagttttaaatctTATCTGCAATGGGCCAGTGTGGTTGCAGGGTTTTTTATTCCAACCAAGCTGGGGGCACACttgattccacttgtttaattcAGGGGTTTTCAATCTTTAAGGACCTGCGCTCCCCCTCCATTTGTCTAATTTCACTTGCACCACCCACCCCACAACATCCAAAGTAATACATGATAACACCCTTGACATAATACTTAGTATGCATATAGTGCGCataacatacagtcaggtctggaagtatttagACAAtggcagagtttttgtgattttgcctttatacatcaccacaatggatttgaaataaaacaatcaagacgtgatcgaagtgtagactttcagctttattttaagaggttccacaaaaatatggcatttaccattcaggaattacagccattttaagcaaagtacctccattttcaggggctcaaaggtatttggacaaagtcacataattgtaaatataaccataattttaatacatggatgaaaatcctttgcagtcaatgactgcctgaagtctggagcccatgttctcaaaactcaaattctgagtttcctcccatcGTTTGTTTTTGGTTGGTTAAGCCTGATTCTTTACggtgaaaaaaattaagtggCTTATCTTTGGTGTTTGGTTTGCAAGTGTCTTATCTGTTTCACAGGTTTCAAACTCTCATTTGCAAGCACCTCAGAACATACAACACACTGCGGACATGGTTTGCTATTTAGTGTGATGTATTTTATGCACTGTTCATCATACTTCCGTCGTTCTGATGTACTggcgttttgttttttcagctatCCTCTTCTGCGTGGAGGGCTCATCGCCATCACTGGGGTGAAGACGTACGGTCTCAGTTGGGGATTCTACTTGTTTTTTGTCAGTTGGTTCAACAGTTTCACCATCACTGGTATTCTTAATTTTTGCAAGCCACCagtccattttgtttttttttttgttgttatttactGCTCGAACACTCAACCACTACCAAATCTCTTGTTACCATCGCAGCCAATGAGGGTATGTAAAGGTTGCCTGATTAGCTCAATAGTCTTGCTGGGGGGACTAGTCAGATCGTCCCCTAGTGCATAACAAAAGATTTGCTAGCAATGACAGCTTTACATTCACAGCTGGGTCAATCTTCTTAATTCACTTAAGTGTGTCCCACGGAATCTTCCCACAGGTTGAAAACCCCTGGTTTAACTAACGGAGATTGGTCTTCAAAATACTAACGGGTACAGCTCATACTTTACACTTTTGCCAAACATATTCTCAGTTTCCATGAAGAAATGCATGACAGTAGGTACTATGCTGTCTGTTAGTCTGTTGTACCCCTTTCTGTAAACAAACGGGAGATGCAACCCTAATTTCATTGTACTTGTGCTTATACTATTATTTGGCTGGAataaaacctgcagccacaccagccctttgcaGGTAAAACCGGAAAAGCCCTGGTGTATATCGTTGTTCAAGCATCTGTAGCTgcaggattgtgtgtgtgtgtgtaaagaattACCTCCACTCTGAGCTCCATCTTCTGGATTTCCACCCAACACATTAGCAGCAATATTGTTCACCATGTTAAGAATAGCATCTGTAAATGAATACATGACAATTCAGTGCTTAATAGCTCTAGCAATCATGTCAAAATGCCTACAATGGTTCATAGTAGACATTCTTTCGTGGCTAAAACCTAACATACCTCATGTGTATTAACCTCATCATAGATTAAATTAGACATAATATATTAGGTTTTCTGCTAAAACCCTTAgttaaaaaaagctgaaatactACGGGGCAGCACGATAGGGCAGCAGTTAATTTTCAATCCTGAacttgtgttactgtctgtgtggattctcacatgttctccccttgtccatgtgggtttttccccacctcccaaaaatatgctgctaggtgtgaatgtgggtGTGTGGTGCACTGCAATGGATgctgtcccattcagggtgtattctcgcCTCTTGCCCAGTGCTCTCCAcgaccatgaccaggataaagtgcttactgaagataagtgaataaataaatgaatgaaataatacaCTGGAACTCACCCTTGGCAGACCCAATCAGATTTTTTGAAGATTTGTCATCGGATGGAACATATCCAGGAGGATAATCTGCAGGTTTAAGAGCAGAATGAAAATCGCAAGACAGCATTACTACAAAAGACCAGTGGAAATATAAGATATAGACAGAAATGGTCTCCTGACTATTTCAAAAGCCGATTCTCACCATCGTCCTCATCCTGAAAGTTGAGTCTCTCAGAGGGCTCAGAATTCAGCTCGTACTCCTCCATCATGCTTGTGCCAAAAACTCTTAATACACAAAAAAGCGATACGCAGAGACTTTAAAGCTTCAGGGTAAGATATACATGATAACATTTTAGAGAAAGGCTCGTATTTTGTTTACCTGAGCAGGCTGAGAGGACAGAAGTGCTCAGACCCAAAGTGTGACAACAGCTCCACCTACAGTCAGACGGAAATGTAACAACAAAAAGAAGCATTATAGCactttgaaggaaaaaaaatagacttttcACGTTCATATTACTAAATAAGATCAAAATTGGTAAAGCTGATATGGAGATTAGTTggttaaaatgttatattatgGGAAATTTCTCTCAGGCACTGTGATGAATGTGCATTGCAACAAGCCTGTTAGAATGATGATCATCTGACTCGGATAATCAAAAGAAGacagtggaaaataaaaaaaaataataaaaaatcaaataccATTCACCATGTAGTACATTGACTTAACCAGACATCTCAGACATCTTTATATGTGAATCTAATAACACAAAGCAAGTGAGAGCAAGTGTAGCATTCAGGTTTGTTAGTTGGAGTTAACTGAAAAGAGCACACACTTTAACCTTGCCTAGAACATGAAGAAATTAGCTGGGTTATGTTTAAACACAAGCCCTCCCAGCTCACACATCCAAACAACACACAAAGACAGGTTTTCTACTGGGCCTCTGAAGCAAAGCCATCAGCAGATGTTGCTACTGAGTTTGTGTGTAGAAGTAGATTGAGACGTTTGCCTGGACAATGGATATGTAGTTAGCCCCTTATTGGTGTTATTTTACATATACTACAATAAAAGGGgtcataatttaattaatattcacataGGTTGTCTCAACAGCATGTAAGTTTAAATGCTCGAGATTATTTTGACCCACACCACCTAGCACTGAGCTGCACAAGTTTAGAACCTCATCTGGAAAATAAATTCTGCACATAATCCTCTGCTAGAAGTGTCTAGACGTGCTCTAATCTGAAGGTGTGGTGCAATCAATAATCCACTGAGGTTCCACTGTGACTGACAACACTGTAGTACAGAGCACCATTAATTTCTTCACCCAGTCATTCAAGCACATCTGAGTAAAAGAGGGAGCTAACCTTAATGTACTTGGTGAACATCTGACGcagaagagaaaacacagaattacaggaaaaagacagaaaaagttGAGAAAATAGTTTGCTCACAATTCATGATAAATCTGAACTGGTTCTTTAgaatcagaatttttttcatta
This genomic interval from Pangasianodon hypophthalmus isolate fPanHyp1 chromosome 4, fPanHyp1.pri, whole genome shotgun sequence contains the following:
- the LOC113547258 gene encoding SUN domain-containing ossification factor isoform X1 — encoded protein: MKRLKAALFCLSLVLLCSRHPVHHGHCSEQNQLDLQNQPQTASDVPNHQDESEENRANDKDLVEDSPAVYPVGHETQTDTTDEPQTQETTLQDNEKTTDKDFQVDEVPAEATILEHDPESSITPDDDAGSQNSHVSPLPAASVTESETVHVSEELSPSATVSPGPSACSDGDDSCSSSPVSPVSPTAACDAGENPSFDSDLNSLPMVLENSSTSAKGKSAKASLGRASQGTNASSMLKEQSVPVSTETDPALPSKDAEDIPTFDEWKKIMMEVENEKSQTTHTSFQGGSSAVKKVQKTTNYASVECGAKILASNPEAKSTSAILMENVDVYMLNPCSNKIWFVIELCQPIQVKQLDIANFELFSSTPKDFLVSISDRYPTNKWAKLGTFHARDERTVQSFPLDEHLYAKYVKMFTKYIKVELLSHFGSEHFCPLSLLRVFGTSMMEEYELNSEPSERLNFQDEDDDYPPGYVPSDDKSSKNLIGSAKDAILNMVNNIAANVLGGNPEDGAQSGGNYSSLHLNLTDTSGTPVQTVSPTSSKITMESLEADQDELKKVTETPSVTQHRDADPTAPLPTASLSETATLLAPDPVGTTPNTEDQIVTLLPEDESVEPGKSSRSIPEEAEKETAKAPEDQQYSGVKECWEHTPDSCSCALSLREYLLQSCVPFPARQRKKTKKKSQESHSQPSTLHKRETSVPVAISSSLMQMLHTWTVETTSSMEASVVVVPSFPESEHGPEAASLDLAPSLTSALVTLTYPDNVASRATHVVDFLDPSAVESSDLKLKEKSRDKPVESKNTPILTCNLELTSIPVLTTESDEMDHVQMSLSAVEKSTTEKNTLTPSMMTSTMDQATFTPLSTSTDQSFVQPTISKSATPDVTTTAAPVTEHLEVASVVTEPKSEELVEEAVFGGNSGNIQSGTYSNGQSGQPSSSDFYAEIPSSTEAPIHGSNQKESVFMRLNNRIKALEVNMSLSGRYLEQLSQRYRKQMEEMQKAFNKTIIKLQNTSRMAEEQDQKQTESIQVLQRQLENVTQLVLNLSVQVSQLQREVSDRHSYLLLSVVLGLLICIVICVNYCRMSAENLSTEPGTSIPDSYSYCCPDRDSPGYEDVNPKRRASYPFSQSSLQIATTEGPSEAYNVETRRNSTGSKKKKRCKMKSGRKPQTITPTLLSTLSVPNGGLQCNHHRPHNLDLKLPPCSPGPPPFSFRESSSEGSSEDSSQSDEPSFCGIASCSRLCDSLPAPKNRSKKRSRLKKRSTVLKQLLQPVECNGPPVAPKFTLHGLITGSTELSTNRPGVPLLPRKNNFD
- the LOC113547258 gene encoding SUN domain-containing ossification factor isoform X2 — translated: MKRLKAALFCLSLVLLCSRHPVHHGHCSEQNQLDLQNQPQTASDVPNHQDESEENRANDKDLVEDSPAVYPVGHETQTDTTDEPQTQETTLQDNEKTTDKDFQVDEVPAEATILEHDPESSITPDDDAGSQNSHVSPLPAASVTESETVHVSEELSPSATVSPGPSACSDGDDSCSSSPVSPVSPTAACDAGENPSFDSDLNSLPMVLENSSTSAKGKSAKASLGRASQGTNASSMLKEQSVPVSTETDPALPSKDAEDIPTFDEWKKIMMEVENEKSQTTHTSFQGGSSAVKKVQKTTNYASVECGAKILASNPEAKSTSAILMENVDVYMLNPCSNKIWFVIELCQPIQVKQLDIANFELFSSTPKDFLVSISDRYPTNKWAKLGTFHARDERTVQSFPLDEHLYAKYVKVELLSHFGSEHFCPLSLLRVFGTSMMEEYELNSEPSERLNFQDEDDDYPPGYVPSDDKSSKNLIGSAKDAILNMVNNIAANVLGGNPEDGAQSGGNYSSLHLNLTDTSGTPVQTVSPTSSKITMESLEADQDELKKVTETPSVTQHRDADPTAPLPTASLSETATLLAPDPVGTTPNTEDQIVTLLPEDESVEPGKSSRSIPEEAEKETAKAPEDQQYSGVKECWEHTPDSCSCALSLREYLLQSCVPFPARQRKKTKKKSQESHSQPSTLHKRETSVPVAISSSLMQMLHTWTVETTSSMEASVVVVPSFPESEHGPEAASLDLAPSLTSALVTLTYPDNVASRATHVVDFLDPSAVESSDLKLKEKSRDKPVESKNTPILTCNLELTSIPVLTTESDEMDHVQMSLSAVEKSTTEKNTLTPSMMTSTMDQATFTPLSTSTDQSFVQPTISKSATPDVTTTAAPVTEHLEVASVVTEPKSEELVEEAVFGGNSGNIQSGTYSNGQSGQPSSSDFYAEIPSSTEAPIHGSNQKESVFMRLNNRIKALEVNMSLSGRYLEQLSQRYRKQMEEMQKAFNKTIIKLQNTSRMAEEQDQKQTESIQVLQRQLENVTQLVLNLSVQVSQLQREVSDRHSYLLLSVVLGLLICIVICVNYCRMSAENLSTEPGTSIPDSYSYCCPDRDSPGYEDVNPKRRASYPFSQSSLQIATTEGPSEAYNVETRRNSTGSKKKKRCKMKSGRKPQTITPTLLSTLSVPNGGLQCNHHRPHNLDLKLPPCSPGPPPFSFRESSSEGSSEDSSQSDEPSFCGIASCSRLCDSLPAPKNRSKKRSRLKKRSTVLKQLLQPVECNGPPVAPKFTLHGLITGSTELSTNRPGVPLLPRKNNFD